The Lycium ferocissimum isolate CSIRO_LF1 unplaced genomic scaffold, AGI_CSIRO_Lferr_CH_V1 ctg122, whole genome shotgun sequence genome contains a region encoding:
- the LOC132041900 gene encoding homeobox-leucine zipper protein ROC5-like: MESHSDTSERRESSENIVTGGPGEDENEIMFVGDNIGGGASRSDPDSPRDKSSKMRKYIRHNADQIQELEAVFRENQHPDEKTRLELGTKLSMDSKQVKFWFQNRRTQLKSQLKRHEAVTLKQENEKLLLEHEALKKAMKNPICNCCGTRATVNDINIDEYQTKIEHDRLKNEVTRINVLAKKYLGPSAPLEGSMTSMMENSGLGFAAGRNSFGGINLVDNASPIGIDFENGLSSPLAVIPLRPTISFANEDVSYDKSKLMDLAFNAMNELLMLANIDEPLWSRSLDGGGEKLNLVEYAKSFTPFIGIKPAYFTTEATRASGIVINNSMTLVETLMDKNRWVEMFSSIIGKTSTFDVISTGIGGNRSGTQLLIRTEFQIISDLVSVREINFLRFCQQHAEGIWAIVDVSVDTIQDGSQKCEIRNCRRLPSGCIVQDMSSGYCKVTWIEHMEYNENFVHQLYRPLISIGLGFGAQRWMATLQRQSKFLAVVMSSVDPTVISSGQRSIGMLAQRMTRIFCTAVCATIHKWETIQLANGEDARLMVRKNVGDPSEPIGVVLSATKTIWLPVKQQHLFEFFMNEQTRSQWDALSSSSPMQQMSHISKGQNRDSSISLFCANGDDISSNQNNMLILQDTCKDATGSLLVFAKIDSLAMNVVMSGGDSSSVALLPSGIAIVPDCFHNWSQKKDNDFCSGSLVTILFQVLANNSPVAKISTESLEKVKGLISRSIHGIKTALKCK; the protein is encoded by the exons ATGGAAAGTCATAGTGACACGAGTGAGAGAAGAGAAAGTTCTGAAAATATTGTAACAGGGGGACCTGGAGAAGATGAAAATGAGATCATGTTTGTTGGTGACAACATAGGTGGTGGTGCATCTAGAAGTGATCCGGATTCTCCACGCGATAAATCGTCAAAGATGAGGAAATATATTAGGCATAACGCCGACCAAATTCAAGAGCTTGAAGC TGTTTTCAGAGAGAATCAACATCCTGACGAAAAAACACGACTAGAACTTGGAACGAAATTGTCCATGGATAGCAAGCAGGTGAAATTTTGGTTCCAGAATAGAAGAACTCAACTGAAG TCGCAACTGAAACGCCATGAAGCTGTAACGttgaaacaagaaaatgaaaagctTCTCCTAGAGCATGAAGCACTAAAGAAAGCCATGAAAAACCCGATTTGCAATTGTTGTGGTACTCGGGCTACTGTTAACGACATAAATATAGATGAGTATCAAACAAAGATTGAGCATGACCGGTTGAAAAATGAAGTTACGAGGATCAATGTCCTGGCGAAAAAATATTTGGGACCTTCAGCACCCCTAGAAGGATCAATGACTTCCATGATGGAAAATTCTGGGTTGGGATTTGCTGCAGGAAGAAATAGCTTTGGTGGTATAAATCTTGTGGACAATGCATCTCCAATAGGAATTGATTTCGAGAATGGTCTGTCAAGCCCTCTGGCAGTAATTCCCCTGCGGCCCACCATAAGCTTTGCTAATGAAGATGTATCATATGATAAGTCAAAGTTAATGGATCTTGCTTTTAATGCCATGAATGAGCTACTTATGCTGGCCAATATCGATGAACCTCTCTGGTCCAGAAGCTTGGATGGAGGTGGAGAAAAATTGAATCTTGTGGAATATGCTAAATCGTTTACCCCATTTATTGGCATAAAACCTGCATATTTCACAACAGAAGCCACAAGGGCATCTGGTATAGTTATTAACAACAGTATGACATTGGTGGAGACATTGATGGATAAG AATCGATGGGTGGAGATGTTCTCAAGCATTATCGGGAAAACCTCTACTTTTGATGTGATTTCCACTGGAATAGGTGGTAACAGGAGCGGCACTCAGCTATTG ATTAGAACTGAATTTCAAATTATTTCTGATTTGGTTTCTGTCCGTGAAATAAACTTTCTTCGCTTCTGCCAGCAACATGCTGAAGGTATCTGGGCTATCGTGGATGTATCTGTTGACACAATCCAAGATGGTTCACAAAAATGTGAAATTAGGAATTGCAGGAGGCTCCCTTCTGGCTGTATTGTGCAAGATATGTCTAGTGGTTACTGCAAG GTTACTTGGATCGAGCACATGgaatataatgaaaattttgtccACCAATTGTACCGCCCTTTGATCAGTATTGGCCTGGGGTTTGGCGCACAAAGGTGGATGGCCACTCTCCAGAGGCAATCCAAGTTCTTGGCAGTGGTGATGTCTTCTGTTGACCCCACAG TTATTTCAAGTGGTCAGAGAAGTATAGGGATGCTGGCTCAACGCATGACTCGCATCTTTTGCACTGCGGTTTGTGCAACCATTCACAAGTGGGAAACAATTCAATTAGCAAATGGAGAAGATGCAAGGCTGATGGTGAGGAAGAACGTTGGTGACCCTAGTGAACCTATTGGTGTTGTGTTGAGTGCTACAAAGACCATTTGGTTGCCGGTAAAACAACAACATTTGTTTGAATTCTTCATGAATGAACAAACGAGGAGCCAATGGGATGCTTTGTCCAGTAGTAGTCCCATGCAACAGATGAGCCACATTTCCAAGGGTCAAAATCGTGACAGTAGCATCTCTCTTTTCTGTGCTAAT GGGGATGACATCAGTTCTAATCAAAACAACATGCTGATCTTGCAAGACACTTGCAAGGATGCCACAGGATCCCTTTTAGTATTTGCAAAGATCGATTCTCTAGCAATGAATGTGGTGATGAGTGGGGGTGACTCTTCTTCTGTGGCTCTATTGCCATCTGGAATTGCAATAGTTCCCGATTGTTTTCACAATTGGTCTCAGAAGAAAGATAACGACTTCTGTAGTGGATCGTTAGTGACTATCTTGTTCCAAGTATTGGCGAACAACTCTCCTGTTGCAAAGATTTCTACGGAGTCATTGGAAAAAGTAAAAGGTCTCATCTCTCGTTCAATTCATGGTATCAAAACTGCTCTCAAGTGCAAGTGA